One window from the genome of Enterococcus haemoperoxidus ATCC BAA-382 encodes:
- a CDS encoding ArsR/SmtB family transcription factor codes for MTDNNNDPVLQALQAVSDPIRLNILTCLLLDGEKRITSEKYNIVKSTLSHHIKLLKDAQLIQEIKIGTTKTYVLNQDHIQRELPGLIELIRFRAGKTNE; via the coding sequence ATGACCGATAACAACAACGACCCTGTTCTTCAAGCGTTGCAAGCAGTCAGCGATCCCATTCGTTTGAATATCCTTACTTGCTTATTACTTGATGGTGAAAAACGGATTACTTCAGAAAAATACAATATTGTAAAATCCACCTTATCTCACCACATAAAATTGCTTAAGGACGCTCAACTGATTCAAGAAATCAAAATTGGGACAACTAAGACATATGTTTTAAATCAAGACCACATCCAACGAGAATTGCCTGGATTAATAGAACTGATCCGCTTTAGAGCGGGAAAAACAAACGAATAG
- a CDS encoding nitroreductase family protein, which produces MENTYKENNFDTIMKGRRSIRNYDPTVKISREEMEQIINDTVKAPSSVNMQPWRFTVVESDEGKAALAPLVRFNKLQNETSAAMIVIFGDLNSFEHAEKIYGTAVEQNLMPPEVKERQLEALSPLFEHMPTEDKKEMAIIDGALAAMNLMLVARAYGYDTNPIGGFEREKIAEALDMDKERYYPVMIVSIGKANEEGYPSYRLPAADITTWK; this is translated from the coding sequence ATGGAAAACACATATAAAGAAAATAATTTTGACACGATCATGAAAGGCAGAAGATCGATTCGCAATTACGATCCAACAGTTAAAATTAGTCGTGAAGAGATGGAGCAAATCATCAACGATACTGTTAAAGCACCATCTTCAGTGAATATGCAACCTTGGCGCTTTACAGTTGTCGAAAGTGATGAAGGAAAAGCAGCGTTAGCACCTCTTGTTCGTTTTAATAAATTACAAAATGAAACGTCTGCTGCGATGATCGTGATTTTTGGTGATTTAAATAGCTTTGAACATGCTGAAAAAATTTACGGTACGGCTGTTGAACAAAACCTAATGCCTCCAGAAGTGAAAGAGCGTCAATTAGAAGCATTGAGTCCTTTGTTTGAGCATATGCCCACAGAAGATAAAAAAGAAATGGCCATTATCGACGGAGCCTTAGCTGCAATGAATTTAATGTTAGTTGCTCGTGCTTATGGTTATGATACCAATCCTATCGGCGGCTTTGAACGCGAAAAAATTGCTGAAGCGCTAGACATGGATAAAGAACGTTATTATCCAGTGATGATCGTTTCAATTGGTAAAGCAAATGAAGAGGGGTACCCTTCATATCGATTACCAGCAGCTGATATCACAACGTGGAAATAG
- a CDS encoding DUF1304 domain-containing protein: MHIVPLVLAVIVAVEHYYILYLEMFQTASPAAQRSFGLDKEFLDDPRVQTLFKNQGLYNGFLATGILWGAFFAANSWSVVTFFIICVVVAAVYGGLTSSKSILIKQGLPAIITLVMLFIFR; encoded by the coding sequence ATGCATATTGTTCCTTTAGTTTTAGCTGTGATCGTTGCAGTTGAACATTATTACATTTTATATTTAGAAATGTTTCAAACGGCATCTCCTGCAGCACAACGTAGCTTTGGTTTGGATAAAGAATTTTTGGATGATCCAAGAGTTCAAACGCTATTCAAAAATCAAGGACTATATAACGGCTTTTTAGCTACAGGAATTTTATGGGGTGCTTTTTTTGCAGCAAATAGTTGGAGTGTGGTAACATTTTTCATCATTTGTGTAGTTGTTGCTGCCGTGTATGGTGGACTGACTTCATCCAAATCAATTTTGATAAAACAAGGGTTGCCAGCAATTATTACGTTAGTAATGTTATTTATTTTTAGATAA
- a CDS encoding nitroreductase family protein, whose product MTEFIQALKKRRSIYSLGDNLPQSQEEITALVKEIVRESPTSFNSQTQRVVFLFGDAHKKLWSMTEEALKPLTPAEAFPNTQAKLQSFAAGYGTLLFFEDMDIVKNLQEQFALYADNFPVWSEQASGLTQANVWTALAQENIGANLQHYNPVIDEAVAKEWSIPSQWKLRAQLVFGSIEAEAGEKEYMEDSARFLEFN is encoded by the coding sequence ATGACAGAATTTATTCAAGCATTAAAAAAACGCCGTTCAATCTACTCTTTAGGAGATAACTTACCACAATCACAAGAAGAAATCACAGCTTTAGTGAAAGAGATCGTTAGAGAAAGTCCAACATCTTTTAACTCACAAACACAACGTGTGGTTTTCTTATTCGGCGACGCACACAAAAAATTATGGTCAATGACAGAAGAAGCATTGAAACCTTTAACACCTGCAGAAGCTTTCCCAAATACACAAGCGAAATTACAAAGTTTTGCAGCAGGATATGGAACATTGCTTTTCTTTGAAGATATGGATATTGTTAAAAACTTACAAGAACAATTTGCCTTATATGCAGATAACTTCCCAGTTTGGTCAGAGCAAGCAAGTGGTTTAACACAAGCAAATGTTTGGACTGCTTTGGCTCAAGAAAACATTGGTGCAAACTTACAACATTACAACCCAGTAATCGATGAAGCAGTTGCGAAAGAATGGTCTATTCCAAGCCAATGGAAATTAAGAGCACAACTTGTTTTCGGTTCAATCGAAGCAGAAGCTGGCGAAAAAGAATACATGGAAGATAGCGCACGTTTCCTAGAATTTAACTAA
- a CDS encoding VOC family protein, giving the protein MVYTLPKETIAKQVKLKVENLDEMTEFYTQMIGLVLLKKEENTAFLGAQQSSEAILILEELVDPVVKYNTTGLYHTAFLLPTRKDLGNTLLWLMQNKIEIGAADHGYSEAIYLTDPEGNGIEIYWDKPMSEWDIRADGEIIGVTEELDGDGVVSEADGTWLGMALGSRIGHVHLQVADLEETEKFYEQLGFSLKSNLGGRAKFFAAGEYHHHIGTNTWNSRNADLIGENQLGLAWYTFQLPSKEVFELFVKQLDEAAVEYVNENEQITIQDPNGMQIKFGY; this is encoded by the coding sequence ATGGTGTATACATTACCTAAAGAAACAATCGCAAAACAAGTAAAATTAAAAGTAGAGAATCTGGATGAAATGACAGAATTTTATACACAAATGATTGGACTTGTCTTACTAAAAAAAGAAGAAAATACAGCTTTCTTAGGTGCACAACAGTCTTCTGAAGCAATCCTAATTTTGGAAGAACTTGTTGATCCTGTGGTGAAATACAATACAACAGGCTTGTATCACACAGCGTTTCTCTTACCTACTCGTAAAGATTTAGGCAATACCTTGTTATGGCTGATGCAAAACAAAATTGAAATTGGCGCTGCTGATCATGGTTACAGCGAAGCTATCTATCTAACGGATCCAGAAGGTAATGGTATCGAAATCTATTGGGATAAACCGATGTCTGAATGGGATATTCGAGCAGACGGAGAAATCATTGGTGTGACGGAAGAGTTGGATGGAGATGGCGTTGTCTCAGAAGCGGATGGAACGTGGTTAGGTATGGCACTAGGCTCAAGAATCGGTCATGTACATTTACAAGTCGCGGATTTAGAAGAAACAGAGAAGTTTTATGAACAGCTTGGTTTTTCCTTGAAGTCTAATTTGGGCGGTAGAGCTAAATTTTTTGCGGCAGGGGAATATCATCATCATATTGGGACGAATACTTGGAATAGCCGAAATGCAGACTTGATTGGTGAAAATCAGTTGGGGTTGGCTTGGTATACATTTCAGTTGCCGTCTAAAGAGGTATTTGAGTTGTTTGTTAAGCAGCTTGATGAAGCCGCTGTTGAGTATGTGAATGAAAATGAACAAATTACGATTCAAGATCCAAACGGGATGCAGATTAAGTTTGGGTATTGA
- a CDS encoding amidase domain-containing protein — protein sequence MTLADVKKIVDEENLEASQTASEQENSVPIISPCRVWSNNHVTNYGGGDCTNFASQALRTRGAKGGVTGYLGYIDRSSKRTSQGLKYSAAWINTDVFRQYWEVKGRSVRRYSKAVVENEYKEFLTVGRPVILTFYQEISDRVLKDYSEDYKKDLIVLSSDIRTKLFSGSLSPSSLYKDSKEIILGLNLTLSK from the coding sequence ATGACGTTAGCTGATGTTAAAAAAATTGTTGATGAAGAAAACTTAGAGGCTTCACAAACAGCTTCTGAACAAGAAAATAGTGTGCCAATAATTTCACCTTGTAGAGTCTGGTCAAATAACCATGTCACTAATTATGGAGGTGGAGATTGTACAAATTTCGCTTCACAAGCACTTAGAACTAGAGGAGCTAAAGGTGGAGTAACAGGTTATCTAGGTTATATTGACCGGTCAAGTAAAAGAACTAGTCAAGGATTAAAATATTCTGCTGCTTGGATAAATACAGATGTGTTCAGACAATACTGGGAAGTAAAAGGGCGTAGTGTACGAAGATATTCAAAAGCTGTAGTCGAAAATGAGTATAAAGAGTTTTTGACTGTAGGTAGACCTGTAATTTTAACTTTTTATCAAGAGATCTCTGATAGAGTTCTTAAAGACTATTCCGAGGACTATAAAAAAGATTTAATTGTTCTAAGTTCCGATATTAGAACTAAATTATTTTCAGGCTCACTATCGCCATCATCACTTTATAAAGATAGTAAAGAAATCATTTTAGGATTAAACTTAACTTTAAGTAAATGA